Proteins from a genomic interval of Sporichthyaceae bacterium:
- a CDS encoding excisionase family DNA-binding protein: MTTVLLTVDDAAHALAIGRTKIYELLDAGTLRSIKIGRARRIPIDAVHEFVRSIETAASA; this comes from the coding sequence ATGACCACCGTTCTGCTTACAGTCGATGACGCCGCCCATGCCCTGGCCATCGGGCGCACCAAGATCTACGAACTCCTCGACGCAGGAACCCTGCGCTCGATCAAGATCGGACGCGCGCGGCGGATCCCGATCGATGCGGTGCACGAGTTCGTGCGCAGCATCGAGACCGCCGCGTCGGCCTGA